CTTGTGTCCGCCTCGCAGGCGGATTTGCCAAGCCAGGGTTCGCTCAACGGCGCGGTCGATGTGACAACTCCAGCCAAGGACGTTGTCGTCGGTATTTACAACGCGAGCGGTCAATTGGTCAGGCAACTCGATCTTGGTATGCAATCGGCAGGACTGGCCTCGTTCAGTTGGGACGGCAAGAACGCGCAGGGTGGCTCTGCGCCAGCCGGTACCTACACGTTGCGTGCGGAAGGCGTTGTCAACGGAAAGAATGAAGCACTGGGTACTTTGACCGATGCCCCGGTCAACAGCGTCACTCTCGATCAAAAAAACGCAGGCGTGACCCTGGGGCTGGGCAACGGTCTGGGCAGCGTTGATCTGTCCAAGGTGCGCAGGATCAGTTGAACCCAGACAGTCGATCAGGCAAGGGCGCTTTTCCTAACGGATTATCCGGATTGAGTTCAGTAACAAACTACGCAAGATAGGAGAGAAACCATGGCATTTGGGACAGCTTTGACAGGTTTGAACGCCGCATCCGAGGCCTTGAATGTGACTGGTAACAACATTGCCAATGCCGGTACCACGGGGTTCAAGGAATCGCGGGCCGAGTTTGGTGATATCTATTCGGTTGCCTACGGCGGTATCAGCAATCGGGCAATCGGCCAGGGAACCCAGCTGGAGGCTGTCAGTCAGCAATTCAGCCAGGGGTCGCTGAACAACACGGGCAACGCGCTGGATCTAGCGATAAACGGCAAAGGTT
This genomic stretch from Acidihalobacter ferrooxydans harbors:
- a CDS encoding flagellar hook assembly protein FlgD — encoded protein: MSITTNTNNSSNIYQQLGLTTASTAASGTTSGSTGASSLGESTFLKLMVTELQNQDPTSPLKSQNFLAQLAQFSAVSGIQNLQTTVSGLAGSLSKTQTLQAAGLVGRNVLVSASQADLPSQGSLNGAVDVTTPAKDVVVGIYNASGQLVRQLDLGMQSAGLASFSWDGKNAQGGSAPAGTYTLRAEGVVNGKNEALGTLTDAPVNSVTLDQKNAGVTLGLGNGLGSVDLSKVRRIS